One Ignavibacterium album JCM 16511 genomic region harbors:
- a CDS encoding 6-bladed beta-propeller, whose translation MKYFTTIIFIIFIIIIAACDNKNEIELFSEKINGKKIKLRKIDSLIINEDSTSFIGKFLDVKYRGNNIVIADMLQSALFFYNDEGKNIKQLRWRKGEGPGEILQIGGFEIMNGYIYISDIGNFRWTVFDTSGKFIKWGRPFSDPRDDKNEFISENGNRIEHFQNNIFTTIIEDKYNRDSYQYYSKSIAKLDSNLTIKQVFGNMDKIYGKFKIYIPSPALTIDSDGYIYFSQRPTYKIYKYDQSGVLVKCFGVKGNFKILDEDLSRNLSMNEIIRISKKYSFTDALFFSSRGYILHQYIEVTDIFYDSRSTTDRLNYLKVYDLDGRYIDSDILLEGVLLATNGNGDLLILEKDEPGNRIIGVYKIELTDN comes from the coding sequence ATGAAATATTTTACCACAATTATATTCATTATATTCATTATAATTATTGCTGCATGTGATAATAAAAATGAAATAGAATTATTTAGCGAGAAAATTAATGGAAAAAAAATAAAGTTACGAAAAATTGATAGTCTAATAATTAACGAGGATTCGACATCTTTTATTGGAAAGTTTTTGGATGTTAAATATAGAGGAAATAATATAGTTATTGCAGACATGCTCCAGTCTGCATTATTTTTTTATAACGATGAAGGTAAAAATATAAAACAATTAAGATGGCGTAAGGGAGAAGGCCCAGGAGAAATATTACAGATTGGGGGCTTTGAGATTATGAATGGATATATATATATATCCGATATCGGCAATTTTAGGTGGACGGTTTTTGATACAAGTGGAAAATTTATTAAATGGGGGAGACCTTTTTCTGACCCAAGAGATGATAAAAATGAATTTATTTCTGAAAACGGAAACAGAATTGAGCATTTTCAGAATAATATTTTCACAACAATTATTGAGGATAAATACAACAGAGACTCATACCAGTACTATTCTAAATCTATTGCTAAACTGGATTCAAATCTTACTATTAAACAAGTTTTTGGCAACATGGATAAAATTTATGGTAAGTTTAAGATTTACATTCCTAGTCCAGCTTTAACGATTGATAGTGATGGTTACATATATTTTTCACAAAGACCGACATATAAGATTTATAAGTATGATCAAAGTGGAGTACTTGTAAAATGTTTTGGGGTTAAAGGTAATTTCAAAATTCTTGATGAAGACCTTTCTCGCAACTTATCAATGAATGAAATTATTAGAATATCTAAGAAATATTCTTTTACAGATGCCCTTTTTTTCTCAAGTAGAGGTTATATACTTCATCAATATATCGAAGTTACTGATATATTCTACGACTCTAGGAGTACTACAGATCGTTTAAATTACCTAAAGGTTTATGACCTTGATGGTCGATATATTGACTCTGATATACTTTTAGAAGGTGTATTATTAGCAACAAATGGCAATGGTGATTTGTTAATTTTAGAAAAGGATGAACCAGGAAACAGAATCATTGGAGTTTATAAGATAGAATTAACCGATAATTAA
- a CDS encoding 6-bladed beta-propeller has product MSISIKYFWLVVGIILIALLFIYKNLNKNSDNISLVSIWPDDSIENFNDKVFLSDVSNITFNKDLFFISSFSNSKIYLLDTTLKYMGEFGYKGKGPSEFTSITTFCFLKDILIIYDNGKQAFLLYHWGGDNKFKYLKEVKNEIPELIFDRICSDNSKLIYIETPTNEYPISVIDTSFSELFSFGEKLNFESFAEKRARNFSHLFFDRNNNLLIRVLKSEPIIQLYSNFKLKEQISLNDNKIIQSRISFINKEITRDINNNSKTYAIFFDAYLNNNFLFLLTIDNQNDKARSNKIVVFDLNNKAIVSVLILNETGLDDWFSRICVHKNILLAFNEITGHLCKFDLKKIIKN; this is encoded by the coding sequence ATGTCTATCTCAATAAAATACTTTTGGTTGGTAGTTGGAATTATTCTAATAGCTTTACTATTCATATATAAGAATCTAAATAAAAATTCTGATAATATATCTCTTGTTTCAATTTGGCCTGATGATTCTATTGAAAATTTTAATGATAAAGTTTTTTTATCAGATGTAAGTAATATTACTTTTAATAAAGATTTATTTTTCATTTCAAGTTTTTCAAATTCTAAGATTTATTTATTGGATACGACCCTAAAATATATGGGTGAATTTGGTTACAAAGGCAAGGGGCCTTCGGAATTTACAAGTATAACCACATTTTGTTTTTTAAAGGATATTTTAATTATTTATGATAATGGTAAACAAGCATTTTTATTGTATCATTGGGGGGGAGACAATAAATTTAAATATCTGAAAGAAGTAAAAAATGAAATACCAGAGTTAATTTTTGATCGAATCTGTTCTGATAATAGCAAATTAATTTATATTGAGACTCCTACAAATGAATACCCAATATCTGTTATAGACACTTCATTCAGCGAATTATTTTCATTCGGGGAGAAACTAAATTTTGAATCATTTGCGGAAAAAAGAGCCAGAAATTTTTCTCATTTATTTTTTGACCGCAATAATAATTTGTTAATTAGAGTATTAAAGAGTGAACCGATAATTCAACTTTATTCAAACTTTAAGTTAAAAGAACAAATAAGCCTGAACGATAACAAAATTATTCAAAGTCGAATTTCATTCATAAATAAAGAAATAACCCGAGATATAAATAATAATAGTAAAACCTATGCAATTTTTTTTGATGCATACTTGAATAATAATTTTTTGTTTTTATTAACCATAGACAATCAAAATGATAAAGCCAGAAGTAATAAAATTGTTGTATTTGATTTAAACAATAAGGCCATAGTTTCTGTTCTTATCTTAAATGAAACCGGTTTAGATGATTGGTTCAGCAGAATATGTGTTCATAAAAATATTCTACTCGCTTTTAACGAAATTACCGGACACTTATGCAAATTTGATTTAAAAAAAATTATTAAAAATTGA
- a CDS encoding transposase, whose product MKNEKRKFTAEFKVQVLREHLENQVSVAKICEQYNINPNLFYLWKKELFAGALERFSNKKNSNTDQVKLSKLEEKLKDKDSLISEIVEDNLRLKKS is encoded by the coding sequence ATGAAAAACGAAAAAAGAAAGTTCACAGCAGAATTTAAAGTGCAGGTTTTAAGAGAGCATTTAGAAAACCAGGTTTCGGTTGCTAAAATATGCGAGCAGTATAATATCAACCCTAATCTGTTCTATCTCTGGAAAAAAGAGCTATTTGCCGGAGCCCTGGAAAGATTTTCAAATAAGAAAAACAGTAATACTGATCAGGTAAAACTTAGTAAATTGGAAGAAAAACTAAAGGACAAAGATTCTTTGATAAGTGAAATAGTAGAAGATAACTTAAGATTAAAAAAAAGCTGA
- a CDS encoding DDE-type integrase/transposase/recombinase codes for MWVEPEIRDSVVKQITYLSFRSGMPVKKLRPYIGLCRVKFYKWVKRSGTANNHNGKIPKTHWLTPDEVKLIEDFAREHYSESDYFLKDGYRRVAYKMLDLNIVAVSPSSVYRILKKAGLLNKWNTEKSNLKAMGFKQPDFPHKHWHVDIKYLNFNGTFLFLISVLDGYSRYALHHEVRHTMNEYDVQLTVQNAKEKFPSARPRIISDN; via the coding sequence ATGTGGGTTGAACCAGAAATAAGAGATTCGGTAGTAAAGCAGATTACTTATCTTTCATTCAGAAGCGGAATGCCGGTAAAGAAGTTGCGGCCATATATCGGATTATGCAGAGTTAAGTTTTACAAATGGGTAAAAAGATCCGGCACAGCCAATAATCATAACGGAAAGATACCAAAGACTCATTGGTTAACACCTGATGAAGTAAAGCTAATAGAAGACTTTGCAAGAGAACATTATTCTGAAAGTGATTATTTTCTTAAAGATGGTTATCGCAGAGTTGCTTATAAAATGCTGGACTTAAATATCGTTGCAGTCAGTCCATCCTCTGTTTATCGTATTCTAAAGAAGGCTGGGCTGTTAAACAAGTGGAATACTGAAAAAAGCAATCTTAAGGCAATGGGATTTAAGCAACCTGATTTTCCGCATAAACACTGGCACGTGGATATTAAATATTTGAACTTTAACGGAACATTCTTATTCCTTATTTCTGTGCTTGATGGTTACTCACGATATGCACTTCATCACGAGGTAAGGCATACTATGAATGAATATGATGTACAACTTACGGTTCAAAATGCAAAGGAAAAGTTTCCATCAGCCAGACCAAGAATTATATCAGATAATTGA
- a CDS encoding IS3 family transposase, translating into MSEECLRIKSPVSFDDFKIYIEDYVNFYNTKRLHASLNYLTPEDYLLGRKEIRITQRELKLEKAELNRASYWKTLEQAA; encoded by the coding sequence ATTAGCGAAGAATGTTTAAGAATAAAATCACCTGTTAGCTTTGATGACTTTAAGATTTATATCGAAGATTACGTAAACTTCTACAACACTAAAAGACTTCACGCTTCACTTAATTATCTAACACCAGAAGATTATCTGTTAGGCAGAAAAGAAATTAGAATTACTCAAAGAGAATTAAAATTAGAAAAAGCTGAACTAAACAGAGCCAGTTATTGGAAAACTTTGGAACAAGCAGCCTAA
- a CDS encoding BF3164 family lipoprotein: MITFNTHYFLSTVTFPLKHYRIPYSAIKLPNGNIASLGFGLTSGRFALYDSTGQFIIEVGEIPPGKMKNTPVPVHLVAFQGKTRKCPNNSKIIISSRFSDMIEVYKLDGSLIKRFWGPIEKLPVYETVKIGDKAVMALDDKNSILGYIDIYVTNRKIYALYSGRTRPDYAQKAPYGNTIHVFDFEGNILRIYKTDEDLFAISATGNDSLLFGIQHYDKIQIVVYKL; the protein is encoded by the coding sequence ATGATTACTTTTAATACACATTATTTTTTATCAACTGTAACTTTTCCCTTGAAGCATTACAGAATTCCTTATAGTGCTATTAAATTACCAAATGGTAACATAGCAAGTTTAGGTTTTGGATTAACTTCTGGTAGGTTTGCTTTATATGATAGTACGGGTCAATTTATAATAGAAGTTGGTGAAATTCCACCCGGGAAAATGAAAAACACCCCTGTTCCGGTACATTTAGTTGCATTTCAAGGTAAGACTCGTAAATGTCCTAACAACTCAAAAATTATTATCTCTTCAAGATTCTCTGATATGATTGAGGTTTATAAATTAGATGGTTCATTAATAAAAAGGTTTTGGGGACCGATAGAGAAACTACCTGTTTACGAAACTGTTAAAATTGGTGATAAAGCTGTTATGGCATTAGACGATAAAAACAGTATTTTGGGTTATATTGATATTTACGTAACAAATAGAAAGATCTATGCACTTTACTCCGGAAGAACAAGACCAGATTACGCTCAAAAAGCTCCTTATGGAAATACAATACACGTTTTTGATTTTGAAGGTAATATTCTAAGAATTTATAAAACGGATGAAGACTTATTTGCCATTTCTGCTACTGGAAATGATTCTTTATTGTTTGGCATCCAACACTATGATAAAATTCAAATAGTGGTTTATAAGCTATGA